The following are encoded together in the Ranitomeya imitator isolate aRanImi1 chromosome 4, aRanImi1.pri, whole genome shotgun sequence genome:
- the C4H8orf58 gene encoding uncharacterized protein C8orf58 homolog isoform X1 → MLGRHRKLSFGTLCNEGRSEGCILLGKTAVYRRLMDPTSLCSGPTVSPYAQLVNNHGGSIGCKVERKRFEKSESEDSGVELPPPSPFGSESSYNPDESESLESSTPEYSESLDGPTPEVPESPKSTNIESQGSLAKSEETVILDHPSVKNSGSFNIHPDKDIDRMECFFTTQRERDLSGVPQKLEQAILRSRRRSTSRESIQSKTSRYHRQYVGSLKEQRRGKTFNHQTKSPTRQSQVNEDQDPLLLPGDGLRYLESLCQMLEQIAELQEKNQRLQQEKKQAEGKLQVPVLFLDSCVCGASRASRDSDNDLTDNPHPMKKIWEPKHYRKRSSSHAGVLLSVARPTMAKDNGLKQADKMDPQYVSVPNLQEREKPRPHRNCKTEASQWYKLKDMLSKLAKKGAGSVHGSGKTVEPHRTQTMLEGNPQHPRRLFLPGLVIRPRNHGRQFH, encoded by the exons ATGCTGGGCCGCCATAGGAAGCTGTCCTTCGGGACACTATGCAATGAAG GTCGTTCAGAGGGCTGTATACTTCTGGGAAAAACTGCTGTATATCGGCGCCTCATGGATCCTACCTCACTTTGTTCCGGTCCCACAGTTTCTCCTTATGCTCAATTAGTGAACAATCATGGAGGAAGTATTGGATGTAAAGTGGAACGTAAACGCTTTGAAAAGTCAGAGTCAGAGGATTCTGGTGTGGAATTACCACCACCATCTCCTTTTGGATCTGAAAGTAGCTACAATCCCGATGAATCAGAAAGTCTAGAAAGCTCCACCCCTGAGTATTCTGAAAGTCTGGATGGCCCCACCCCTGAGGTTCCTGAAAGTCCGAAAAGCACAAATATTGAAAGCCAAGGCAGCTTAGCAAAATCGGAGGAGACCGTCATATTGGATCATCCGTCTGTTAAGAACTCAGGGAGCTTTAATATACATCCAGACAAGGATATAGACAGGATGGAATGTTTTTTCACCACGCAACGGGAACGAGACCTGTCAGGTGTGCCCCAAAAGCTGGAACAGGCCATCCTCAGAAGCAGGAGACGGAGCACTAGTAGAGAGTCTATTCAGAGCAAAACATCAAGGTATCACCGTCAGTATGTGGGATCATTAAAGGAGCAACGCAGAGGGAAGACCTTCAACCACCAAACTAAAAGTCCGACACGTCAAAGTCAGGTAAATGAG GACCAGGACCCCCTGCTTCTCCCAGGAGATGGTCTTCGCTACCTGGAAAGTCTATGTCAAATGTTAGAGCAAATTGCAGAGCTGCAAGAGAAGAATCAAAGACTTCAACAAGAGAAAAAACAAGCTGAAGGAAAGCTGCAAGTACCG GTGCTCTTTCTGGATTCCTGTGTATGTGGCGCCTCTCGTGCCTCTAGGGATTCAGATAATGACCTAACCGATAACCCTCATCCAATGAAGAAGATCTGGGAACCAAAGCACTATAGAAAGAGATCAAGCTCCCATGCCGGGGTGCTCCTCAGCGTAGCCAGACCCACCATGGCTAAAG ATAATGGATTGAAACAGGCAGATAAAATGGACCCCCAGTATGTGAGTGTACCCAACCTGCAAGAAAGGGAGAAACCAAGGCCACACCGAAACTGCAAA ACTGAAGCTTCGCAGTGGTATAAACTAAAAGATATGCTTTCTAAGTTAGCAAAGAAAGGTGCAGGATCAGTTCATGGGAGCGGCAAGACCGTAGAACCACACAG GACACAGACGATGTTAGAAGGAAATCCACAACATCCGAGAAGATTGTTCCTGCCTGGATTGGTCATCAGACCCCGCAACCATGGCCGACAGTTTCACTGA
- the C4H8orf58 gene encoding uncharacterized protein C8orf58 homolog isoform X3: MDPTSLCSGPTVSPYAQLVNNHGGSIGCKVERKRFEKSESEDSGVELPPPSPFGSESSYNPDESESLESSTPEYSESLDGPTPEVPESPKSTNIESQGSLAKSEETVILDHPSVKNSGSFNIHPDKDIDRMECFFTTQRERDLSGVPQKLEQAILRSRRRSTSRESIQSKTSRYHRQYVGSLKEQRRGKTFNHQTKSPTRQSQVNEDQDPLLLPGDGLRYLESLCQMLEQIAELQEKNQRLQQEKKQAEGKLQVPVLFLDSCVCGASRASRDSDNDLTDNPHPMKKIWEPKHYRKRSSSHAGVLLSVARPTMAKDNGLKQADKMDPQYVSVPNLQEREKPRPHRNCKTEASQWYKLKDMLSKLAKKGAGSVHGSGKTVEPHRTQTMLEGNPQHPRRLFLPGLVIRPRNHGRQFH; this comes from the exons ATGGATCCTACCTCACTTTGTTCCGGTCCCACAGTTTCTCCTTATGCTCAATTAGTGAACAATCATGGAGGAAGTATTGGATGTAAAGTGGAACGTAAACGCTTTGAAAAGTCAGAGTCAGAGGATTCTGGTGTGGAATTACCACCACCATCTCCTTTTGGATCTGAAAGTAGCTACAATCCCGATGAATCAGAAAGTCTAGAAAGCTCCACCCCTGAGTATTCTGAAAGTCTGGATGGCCCCACCCCTGAGGTTCCTGAAAGTCCGAAAAGCACAAATATTGAAAGCCAAGGCAGCTTAGCAAAATCGGAGGAGACCGTCATATTGGATCATCCGTCTGTTAAGAACTCAGGGAGCTTTAATATACATCCAGACAAGGATATAGACAGGATGGAATGTTTTTTCACCACGCAACGGGAACGAGACCTGTCAGGTGTGCCCCAAAAGCTGGAACAGGCCATCCTCAGAAGCAGGAGACGGAGCACTAGTAGAGAGTCTATTCAGAGCAAAACATCAAGGTATCACCGTCAGTATGTGGGATCATTAAAGGAGCAACGCAGAGGGAAGACCTTCAACCACCAAACTAAAAGTCCGACACGTCAAAGTCAGGTAAATGAG GACCAGGACCCCCTGCTTCTCCCAGGAGATGGTCTTCGCTACCTGGAAAGTCTATGTCAAATGTTAGAGCAAATTGCAGAGCTGCAAGAGAAGAATCAAAGACTTCAACAAGAGAAAAAACAAGCTGAAGGAAAGCTGCAAGTACCG GTGCTCTTTCTGGATTCCTGTGTATGTGGCGCCTCTCGTGCCTCTAGGGATTCAGATAATGACCTAACCGATAACCCTCATCCAATGAAGAAGATCTGGGAACCAAAGCACTATAGAAAGAGATCAAGCTCCCATGCCGGGGTGCTCCTCAGCGTAGCCAGACCCACCATGGCTAAAG ATAATGGATTGAAACAGGCAGATAAAATGGACCCCCAGTATGTGAGTGTACCCAACCTGCAAGAAAGGGAGAAACCAAGGCCACACCGAAACTGCAAA ACTGAAGCTTCGCAGTGGTATAAACTAAAAGATATGCTTTCTAAGTTAGCAAAGAAAGGTGCAGGATCAGTTCATGGGAGCGGCAAGACCGTAGAACCACACAG GACACAGACGATGTTAGAAGGAAATCCACAACATCCGAGAAGATTGTTCCTGCCTGGATTGGTCATCAGACCCCGCAACCATGGCCGACAGTTTCACTGA
- the C4H8orf58 gene encoding uncharacterized protein C8orf58 homolog isoform X2: MLGRHRKLSFGTLCNEGRSEGCILLGKTAVYRRLMDPTSLCSGPTVSPYAQLVNNHGGSIGCKVERKRFEKSESEDSGVELPPPSPFGSESSYNPDESESLESSTPEYSESLDGPTPEVPESPKSTNIESQGSLAKSEETVILDHPSVKNSGSFNIHPDKDIDRMECFFTTQRERDLSGVPQKLEQAILRSRRRSTSRESIQSKTSRYHRQYVGSLKEQRRGKTFNHQTKSPTRQSQDQDPLLLPGDGLRYLESLCQMLEQIAELQEKNQRLQQEKKQAEGKLQVPVLFLDSCVCGASRASRDSDNDLTDNPHPMKKIWEPKHYRKRSSSHAGVLLSVARPTMAKDNGLKQADKMDPQYVSVPNLQEREKPRPHRNCKTEASQWYKLKDMLSKLAKKGAGSVHGSGKTVEPHRTQTMLEGNPQHPRRLFLPGLVIRPRNHGRQFH, encoded by the exons ATGCTGGGCCGCCATAGGAAGCTGTCCTTCGGGACACTATGCAATGAAG GTCGTTCAGAGGGCTGTATACTTCTGGGAAAAACTGCTGTATATCGGCGCCTCATGGATCCTACCTCACTTTGTTCCGGTCCCACAGTTTCTCCTTATGCTCAATTAGTGAACAATCATGGAGGAAGTATTGGATGTAAAGTGGAACGTAAACGCTTTGAAAAGTCAGAGTCAGAGGATTCTGGTGTGGAATTACCACCACCATCTCCTTTTGGATCTGAAAGTAGCTACAATCCCGATGAATCAGAAAGTCTAGAAAGCTCCACCCCTGAGTATTCTGAAAGTCTGGATGGCCCCACCCCTGAGGTTCCTGAAAGTCCGAAAAGCACAAATATTGAAAGCCAAGGCAGCTTAGCAAAATCGGAGGAGACCGTCATATTGGATCATCCGTCTGTTAAGAACTCAGGGAGCTTTAATATACATCCAGACAAGGATATAGACAGGATGGAATGTTTTTTCACCACGCAACGGGAACGAGACCTGTCAGGTGTGCCCCAAAAGCTGGAACAGGCCATCCTCAGAAGCAGGAGACGGAGCACTAGTAGAGAGTCTATTCAGAGCAAAACATCAAGGTATCACCGTCAGTATGTGGGATCATTAAAGGAGCAACGCAGAGGGAAGACCTTCAACCACCAAACTAAAAGTCCGACACGTCAAAGTCAG GACCAGGACCCCCTGCTTCTCCCAGGAGATGGTCTTCGCTACCTGGAAAGTCTATGTCAAATGTTAGAGCAAATTGCAGAGCTGCAAGAGAAGAATCAAAGACTTCAACAAGAGAAAAAACAAGCTGAAGGAAAGCTGCAAGTACCG GTGCTCTTTCTGGATTCCTGTGTATGTGGCGCCTCTCGTGCCTCTAGGGATTCAGATAATGACCTAACCGATAACCCTCATCCAATGAAGAAGATCTGGGAACCAAAGCACTATAGAAAGAGATCAAGCTCCCATGCCGGGGTGCTCCTCAGCGTAGCCAGACCCACCATGGCTAAAG ATAATGGATTGAAACAGGCAGATAAAATGGACCCCCAGTATGTGAGTGTACCCAACCTGCAAGAAAGGGAGAAACCAAGGCCACACCGAAACTGCAAA ACTGAAGCTTCGCAGTGGTATAAACTAAAAGATATGCTTTCTAAGTTAGCAAAGAAAGGTGCAGGATCAGTTCATGGGAGCGGCAAGACCGTAGAACCACACAG GACACAGACGATGTTAGAAGGAAATCCACAACATCCGAGAAGATTGTTCCTGCCTGGATTGGTCATCAGACCCCGCAACCATGGCCGACAGTTTCACTGA